One region of Chryseobacterium sp. C-71 genomic DNA includes:
- a CDS encoding SusD/RagB family nutrient-binding outer membrane lipoprotein, protein MKNKVSKFCTAFLAAVMLTSCDRSFEEINTDTSKINTPTAGSLLMPIQYNMAANAYNRANGFTFDIMQVSIDFPNEGNSLSRYYITESTGNSYWNTSYKWLKQNKEMYEAAAKQNDKNYQAIALVMNAWMFANLTDTFGDIPFSEASRVEDGITQPKFDKQKDIYIKLLEDLKTANSLFVTTGTLSDPDLFFGANTSAAGIVKWKKFCNSLSLRLLGRILKKNGEIDVHGKIQEIVNNPTTYPLMTSNADTAGLDITGVAPLLPPIARPQDFTTGRAAAEFFVETLKSNSDPRLATFFSQAKDIATQANLGYKGAPAGYAPGTAFTYQPSNMNQNLAKAPLKILIYPYAELQLTLAEFAQKGIISGNAQTFYENGVKAAVEQWGGVVPANYFTNPNVAYNGTLQRIMLQKYVALFFVDQQQWYEKRRTGFPVLPNNGGLLNDGKLPQRLMYPVQTKILNTTNYQAAVQSIGGDNINVINWWNQ, encoded by the coding sequence ATGAAAAATAAAGTTTCAAAATTCTGTACAGCGTTTTTGGCGGCCGTAATGCTTACATCTTGCGACAGATCTTTCGAAGAAATAAATACAGATACCAGTAAAATAAATACGCCCACAGCGGGAAGTCTCTTGATGCCAATACAATATAACATGGCAGCAAATGCTTACAACAGAGCCAATGGTTTCACATTTGATATTATGCAGGTTTCTATCGACTTTCCAAATGAAGGAAACTCGCTCAGCAGATATTATATTACAGAATCTACAGGAAATTCTTATTGGAATACTTCTTACAAATGGCTGAAGCAAAATAAAGAAATGTATGAAGCTGCAGCAAAACAAAATGATAAAAATTATCAGGCGATTGCATTGGTGATGAATGCGTGGATGTTTGCAAATCTTACCGATACTTTTGGTGATATTCCGTTCAGTGAGGCTTCAAGAGTTGAAGATGGAATTACTCAGCCAAAATTTGATAAGCAGAAAGATATTTATATAAAACTTCTTGAAGATTTAAAAACTGCAAATTCATTATTTGTAACTACAGGAACACTTTCAGATCCAGATCTGTTCTTTGGTGCAAATACTTCTGCTGCAGGTATCGTTAAATGGAAGAAATTCTGTAATTCTTTATCATTAAGATTATTGGGGAGAATTTTAAAGAAAAACGGTGAAATAGACGTGCATGGGAAGATTCAGGAAATTGTTAACAATCCTACAACTTATCCTTTAATGACGAGTAATGCAGATACTGCAGGTCTGGATATTACAGGTGTTGCTCCGCTTTTACCTCCGATAGCAAGACCTCAGGATTTCACAACAGGTAGAGCCGCGGCAGAATTCTTTGTAGAAACACTGAAAAGTAATAGCGATCCGAGATTGGCTACTTTCTTTTCTCAGGCTAAAGATATTGCGACTCAGGCTAATCTTGGTTATAAAGGTGCTCCTGCAGGATATGCTCCGGGAACTGCATTTACTTATCAGCCGTCTAATATGAATCAGAATTTGGCAAAAGCACCCCTTAAGATTCTTATCTATCCGTACGCAGAACTTCAATTGACCCTTGCGGAATTTGCTCAAAAAGGAATTATCTCAGGAAACGCTCAGACTTTTTATGAAAACGGAGTGAAAGCAGCGGTAGAACAATGGGGCGGCGTGGTTCCGGCAAATTATTTTACCAATCCAAATGTTGCTTACAACGGTACTTTACAAAGAATTATGCTTCAGAAATATGTGGCTCTTTTCTTTGTAGATCAACAGCAATGGTATGAAAAAAGAAGAACTGGTTTTCCTGTTCTTCCTAACAACGGAGGTTTGCTGAATGATGGGAAATTACCTCAGAGACTCATGTATCCCGTTCAAACCAAGATTCTTAACACAACCAATTATCAGGCGGCAGTACAGTCGATCGGTGGAGATAATATCAACGTTATCAACTGGTGGAATCAGTAA
- a CDS encoding calcineurin-like phosphoesterase family protein, with amino-acid sequence MNNKFLIPCLLVSAMAFSQTSVSGYVFEDLNKNQKKESREKGIEGVSVSNGAQVVLTDKNGKYSLPIAEGQTIFVIKPSGYMMGLNQNNLPQYYYQYKPKGSPADFKYKGTAPTGTLPKELNFGLNKQNESKNFDILVFGDPQPYTEKQLDYFKRAIVNEVKSNKKNAVFGISLGDLVGDDLSLQKPYADVMKEIGLPWYNVMGNHDMNYDAKEDQLSDETFEATFGPANYSFNYGNVHFIVLDDILYPDPRDGKGYWGGFREDQMQFIQNDLKLVDKNKLIVVSFHIPLEHTNEDNFRNADRQKLFDALSPFKNALMLSAHTHIQQQIFYGKPQGWNGSKELHEYNVGTTCGDWWSGTSDEIGLPTSTMRDGTAKGYSFISFNDNEYKVKYKTAGKPEDYQIQLYVPKVIPYPSKTSAKVLANFFMGSKKDKVQYRIDGGKWEEMEYSETIDPNFAQAVFKWDSTDNLFPGRRPSNPEQSKHIWTGGFGNKLTLGKHKVEVKAHDMYGNEFSASEEFDVQNSILIP; translated from the coding sequence ATGAATAATAAATTTTTAATACCATGCCTATTGGTTTCAGCAATGGCATTTTCCCAAACTTCGGTTTCCGGATATGTCTTTGAAGACCTTAATAAAAATCAGAAAAAAGAAAGCCGTGAAAAAGGAATTGAAGGTGTTTCAGTTTCCAACGGAGCTCAGGTAGTTTTAACCGATAAAAACGGAAAATACAGCTTGCCGATTGCAGAAGGACAAACGATTTTTGTAATTAAACCTTCAGGATACATGATGGGTTTAAATCAAAATAATTTACCGCAATATTATTATCAATATAAGCCAAAAGGCTCGCCTGCAGATTTTAAATATAAAGGAACTGCACCTACGGGAACACTTCCGAAAGAATTAAATTTTGGCTTAAATAAACAAAACGAAAGCAAAAATTTCGACATTTTGGTTTTCGGAGATCCTCAGCCTTACACAGAAAAGCAATTGGATTATTTCAAAAGAGCAATCGTCAATGAGGTAAAATCAAACAAGAAAAATGCTGTCTTTGGAATCAGTTTGGGAGATTTGGTTGGTGATGATTTGAGCTTGCAGAAACCTTATGCTGATGTGATGAAGGAAATCGGACTGCCTTGGTACAATGTGATGGGAAATCACGACATGAATTATGATGCGAAAGAAGATCAGCTTTCAGATGAAACTTTTGAAGCAACTTTTGGTCCTGCAAACTATTCTTTCAACTACGGAAACGTTCATTTTATTGTGCTTGATGATATTCTGTATCCAGATCCTAGAGACGGAAAAGGATATTGGGGCGGTTTCAGAGAAGACCAGATGCAGTTCATTCAAAATGATTTAAAACTGGTTGACAAAAACAAGTTAATCGTTGTGTCTTTCCATATTCCATTAGAGCATACTAATGAGGATAATTTCAGAAATGCAGACCGTCAGAAATTGTTTGATGCTCTGTCGCCATTCAAAAATGCTTTGATGTTGTCTGCTCACACGCACATTCAGCAACAGATTTTTTACGGAAAACCTCAAGGCTGGAATGGTTCAAAAGAGCTACACGAATACAATGTGGGAACAACTTGCGGAGATTGGTGGTCAGGAACTTCAGACGAAATCGGTTTACCGACTTCTACCATGAGAGACGGTACTGCAAAAGGATATTCTTTTATCAGTTTTAATGATAACGAATATAAAGTGAAGTATAAAACGGCAGGAAAGCCTGAAGATTATCAAATTCAGTTGTATGTACCGAAAGTAATTCCTTATCCATCAAAAACTTCAGCTAAAGTTTTGGCTAATTTCTTTATGGGAAGCAAAAAAGACAAAGTACAATACAGAATTGATGGCGGAAAATGGGAAGAAATGGAATACAGTGAAACCATCGACCCGAATTTTGCACAAGCTGTTTTCAAATGGGATTCTACAGACAATCTGTTCCCAGGAAGAAGGCCTTCAAACCCAGAACAGTCAAAACACATCTGGACAGGCGGATTTGGAAATAAATTAACACTCGGAAAACATAAAGTTGAAGTAAAAGCTCATGATATGTACGGAAATGAGTTTTCGGCTTCAGAAGAATTTGATGTTCAAAACTCTATTCTCATTCCTTAA
- a CDS encoding 3-ketoacyl-ACP reductase: MNLNGKNAIVTGGGRGLGKAVALILASEGVNVGITGRNEENLKMTVDEIQKLGVKAAYAVFSIDNEIHVKAGIESIVEQLGGVDILINNAGIGDFGSIEEMSSEVWEQVIKTNLFGVYYAAKAVYPFLKERGEGDIINVASTAGLKGGPNMSAYAASKAAVVSLSQSMMAEWRKQNIRVVTLTPSTIASDMSIEGGLTDGNPDKVLQPEDFAEWVRDILKMNRRALIANGSIFSTNP, encoded by the coding sequence ATGAATCTAAACGGAAAAAACGCCATCGTGACCGGTGGTGGTAGAGGTCTAGGAAAGGCTGTCGCTTTAATCCTTGCCAGCGAAGGAGTGAATGTAGGAATCACCGGAAGAAACGAAGAAAATCTTAAAATGACTGTTGACGAAATCCAGAAATTGGGTGTAAAAGCAGCGTACGCAGTTTTCAGCATAGATAATGAAATTCACGTAAAAGCAGGAATAGAATCAATTGTAGAGCAATTGGGAGGAGTGGATATTCTGATCAACAATGCCGGAATCGGTGACTTCGGTAGCATTGAAGAAATGTCATCTGAAGTTTGGGAGCAAGTCATCAAAACCAATCTTTTCGGAGTGTATTACGCAGCCAAAGCGGTTTATCCTTTCCTTAAAGAGAGAGGGGAAGGCGATATCATTAATGTTGCGTCAACAGCAGGCTTGAAGGGCGGACCTAATATGTCAGCTTATGCAGCTTCAAAAGCAGCCGTGGTTTCTTTATCTCAATCAATGATGGCGGAATGGAGAAAACAGAACATCAGAGTTGTAACTTTAACTCCTAGTACGATTGCTTCAGATATGTCAATTGAAGGCGGATTAACAGACGGAAATCCTGATAAAGTTCTTCAACCGGAAGACTTTGCAGAATGGGTAAGAGATATTTTGAAAATGAACAGACGTGCATTGATTGCAAATGGTTCTATTTTCTCTACAAACCCTTAA
- the prmA gene encoding 50S ribosomal protein L11 methyltransferase: MQNYLEFDFKIQPLQPWSDILMAELIEIGFDSFTEEIHGILGYIQKDLFKEENLKALPLFQNEEVEIEYTFTEMPNINWNEEWEKNFEPINIDDKVLIRAEFHESVEGMHEIIIQPKMSFGTGHHPTTHLMIQQMMDIDFKDKKVLDMGCGTSVLAIYAKQIGAGDTKAIDIDEWSVENSKENAVRNSVELDIELGTAENLGKENYDIILANINRNILISDIPTYVSVLNDGGKLLLSGLCFFDVDDILEVCKENDLELKKKLQREEWVSLLLEKN, from the coding sequence ATGCAAAATTATTTAGAATTCGATTTTAAAATACAACCTCTTCAACCTTGGAGTGATATATTAATGGCCGAACTTATTGAAATAGGTTTCGACAGTTTCACGGAAGAAATTCATGGTATTTTAGGGTATATTCAGAAAGATCTTTTCAAAGAAGAAAATTTGAAAGCTTTGCCGCTTTTTCAAAACGAAGAAGTGGAAATTGAATACACTTTCACAGAAATGCCCAATATCAACTGGAATGAAGAATGGGAAAAGAATTTTGAACCGATCAATATTGATGATAAAGTATTAATCAGGGCAGAATTTCATGAGTCTGTGGAAGGAATGCACGAAATCATTATTCAACCGAAAATGTCTTTCGGAACGGGTCATCATCCGACAACGCATTTGATGATTCAGCAAATGATGGATATTGATTTCAAAGACAAAAAAGTTTTAGATATGGGTTGCGGAACGTCAGTTTTGGCGATTTATGCTAAACAAATCGGAGCCGGAGATACAAAAGCAATCGACATCGACGAATGGTCTGTTGAAAACTCAAAGGAAAACGCAGTAAGAAACAGTGTAGAATTGGATATCGAATTGGGAACTGCCGAAAATTTAGGAAAAGAAAATTACGATATTATTTTAGCCAATATCAATAGAAATATTTTGATTTCAGATATTCCAACGTACGTTTCTGTTTTGAATGATGGTGGGAAATTGTTGCTTTCAGGATTATGTTTCTTCGATGTAGATGATATTTTGGAAGTTTGTAAAGAAAATGATTTGGAACTGAAAAAGAAAT